Proteins from a genomic interval of Desulfuromonadales bacterium:
- a CDS encoding metallophosphoesterase family protein yields the protein MLSDTHIQEIRQGNVFLHALAERYFADAEIILHAGDVINPDILMAFADRTVHVVRGNMDPFVKGIPNRKIIEVGGVRIGLIHGWGAPDTLEERVLHEFRGDRLDCLVFGHSHHPLCRRRGGVLLFNPGSPTDRRWAPFHSIGMLEVAEGIEGRIIRLDD from the coding sequence GTGCTTTCCGATACGCATATCCAGGAGATCAGACAGGGGAATGTGTTTCTGCACGCGCTGGCGGAGCGGTACTTCGCCGATGCCGAAATCATCCTGCACGCCGGCGACGTGATCAATCCAGATATCCTGATGGCGTTTGCCGATCGAACTGTCCATGTGGTACGCGGCAATATGGACCCGTTCGTCAAGGGCATCCCCAACCGGAAGATCATCGAGGTCGGGGGGGTCCGGATCGGCCTGATACACGGTTGGGGCGCACCGGATACCCTGGAGGAGAGAGTACTGCACGAATTCAGGGGCGATCGACTCGATTGCCTGGTTTTCGGCCACAGCCATCATCCGCTCTGTCGCCGTCGTGGCGGGGTGTTGCTGTTCAACCCCGGAAGTCCCACGGACCGTCGTTGGGCGCCGTTTCATTCGATTGGCATGCTGGAAGTGGCTGAAGGCATCGAAGGACGGATCATCCGTCTGGATGACTAA
- a CDS encoding HIT domain-containing protein, which yields MKQLWAPWRMAYIRGESEKPENGCIFCIRDISGEDRERLILYRGEHVFVVMNKYPYTNGHLMIAPYRHTADPAELTDVEALEMHRLMIVYRDVLKSRIAPQGFNIGMNLGQIAGAGIADHLHLHVVPRWSGDTNFMPVFADVRVIPQHLEATFEHLAPAFPRRVL from the coding sequence ATGAAGCAGCTTTGGGCACCGTGGCGCATGGCCTACATTCGGGGGGAGTCGGAAAAACCCGAAAACGGCTGCATTTTCTGTATCCGCGACATCAGCGGCGAAGATCGCGAGAGGTTGATCCTTTATCGCGGCGAACATGTTTTCGTGGTCATGAATAAATATCCTTATACCAACGGGCATCTCATGATTGCGCCCTATCGGCACACGGCCGATCCGGCAGAGTTGACGGATGTCGAGGCGCTGGAGATGCATCGCCTGATGATTGTTTACCGTGACGTGCTGAAAAGCCGTATTGCCCCGCAAGGTTTCAATATCGGCATGAATCTGGGCCAGATCGCCGGCGCCGGCATCGCCGACCACCTGCATCTGCACGTTGTCCCCCGCTGGAGCGGCGATACCAACTTCATGCCGGTTTTTGCGGATGTGCGCGTCATACCTCAGCACCTGGAAGCTACATTTGAGCATCTGGCTCCGGCTTTTCCAAGGAGGGTCTTATGA
- a CDS encoding LapA family protein has protein sequence MKTLRIVLALIILVVLFIFSIYNPEPVQLTLFKYQTWHLPLALVLIFVFFLGFFLAALYFSVKISLLRRQLHLSQREKEALQKDLASKRSSTTP, from the coding sequence ATGAAAACGCTGCGGATCGTTCTGGCCTTGATCATCCTGGTGGTTCTTTTCATCTTCAGTATCTACAATCCCGAGCCGGTGCAGTTGACCCTGTTTAAATATCAGACATGGCATCTCCCCTTGGCTCTGGTCCTGATTTTTGTGTTCTTTCTCGGGTTTTTCCTGGCAGCGCTCTATTTCAGCGTCAAAATTTCCCTCCTGCGTCGCCAACTCCACCTCTCGCAGCGGGAAAAGGAGGCTCTGCAAAAGGATCTGGCAAGCAAGCGCAGTTCGACCACTCCGTGA
- a CDS encoding MotA/TolQ/ExbB proton channel family protein translates to MLEIFHKGGPVMYPILFCSVLALGIFFERLWMYFKVSRGTMVLLREVESLVHKNRIDEAIIICQRSGTPLARIFIAALRSSGRPREQIKTVVEEVGGREAAPLERYLGLLGTIATLSPLLGLLGTVFGMIQAFNVIAAQGVGTPATLGGGISEALITTAAGLTVAIPTILLHKYLSSRADRLILEMEEYSLHIVDLLER, encoded by the coding sequence ATGCTGGAAATTTTCCACAAGGGCGGCCCGGTCATGTACCCGATCCTTTTCTGTTCGGTACTGGCCCTGGGCATTTTTTTCGAGCGTTTATGGATGTATTTCAAAGTAAGCCGCGGGACCATGGTCTTGCTGAGGGAAGTCGAAAGCCTGGTGCATAAGAACCGCATAGATGAGGCGATCATCATCTGTCAGCGTTCCGGTACTCCGCTGGCGCGCATTTTCATTGCCGCCCTGCGCTCATCCGGGCGCCCGCGGGAGCAGATCAAGACGGTTGTCGAGGAAGTTGGCGGCCGAGAGGCGGCCCCGCTGGAGCGTTACCTGGGGCTGCTCGGAACCATCGCCACCCTCTCCCCGCTCCTCGGTCTGCTCGGTACCGTTTTCGGCATGATCCAGGCTTTCAACGTCATTGCTGCCCAGGGTGTCGGCACTCCCGCTACGCTCGGTGGCGGGATCTCCGAAGCGTTGATTACGACGGCTGCCGGTCTCACGGTAGCAATCCCCACCATCCTTCTGCATAAATACCTCTCAAGCCGGGCGGATCGCCTGATCCTCGAGATGGAAGAGTATTCTCTGCATATCGTCGATCTGCTGGAGCGCTAG
- a CDS encoding biopolymer transporter ExbD, whose amino-acid sequence MAFARRKREEPRVDLTPMVDCVFLLLIFFMISTTFVETPGIAVKLPESSSKVVEKAPEEIKVYLSREGEVYIGEERLSLEELRERLVGFGAKARGMNFALYADREARHGRVVQVMDMAKEAGFGKLAIATEQRPPQ is encoded by the coding sequence ATGGCATTTGCGCGGCGCAAACGTGAGGAACCGAGAGTCGACCTTACGCCGATGGTCGACTGCGTTTTTTTGCTGCTGATCTTTTTCATGATCTCAACGACTTTTGTCGAGACCCCCGGCATCGCTGTCAAATTGCCGGAATCTTCTTCCAAGGTCGTCGAGAAGGCGCCGGAGGAGATCAAGGTTTATCTCTCCCGGGAGGGGGAAGTTTACATTGGAGAGGAGCGACTTTCTCTCGAAGAACTGCGTGAGCGGCTCGTCGGCTTCGGGGCGAAGGCGAGGGGGATGAACTTTGCTCTTTACGCCGACCGTGAGGCCCGTCACGGGCGGGTGGTCCAGGTTATGGACATGGCCAAGGAGGCCGGTTTCGGCAAGTTGGCCATCGCCACCGAACAGCGGCCGCCGCAGTGA
- a CDS encoding 6-phosphofructokinase — MTKTIAILTGGGDCPGLNAVIRGVVRAAVLQRGWRVLGVEDGFDGLVDGPRVRELDLQAVRGILPRGGTILGTSNRGNPFAFPVREGGQIRLADVSGQVLENFRRSGAEALIAVGGDGTLKIARQLNELGLPVVGVPKTIDNDLRGTDVTFGYSTAVETVTEALDKLHTTAESHHRAMVVEVMGRDAGWIALESGLAGGADVVLIPEIPFDMAGVCRAIAQRRERGSRFSIVVVAEGAYPAGGAKVVQLSAEQNLGVERLGGVARYVAAEIEKCFDMETRAVVLGHVQRGGSPSPFDRNLGSRFGVKAVQLIEGGFFGRMVALDGRTVVSVEIEAAVGSLNRIDPECDLVRMAEELGVMVGR; from the coding sequence ATGACAAAAACCATTGCCATTCTCACCGGCGGCGGCGACTGCCCTGGGCTCAACGCCGTGATTCGTGGAGTCGTGCGGGCAGCCGTTCTGCAGCGGGGGTGGCGGGTGCTGGGGGTAGAGGACGGCTTCGACGGGCTGGTCGACGGTCCGCGGGTGCGCGAACTCGACCTTCAAGCCGTGCGTGGCATCCTGCCGCGGGGCGGAACGATTCTCGGCACCAGCAACCGCGGCAACCCCTTTGCCTTTCCGGTTCGGGAGGGGGGGCAGATCAGACTGGCCGATGTCTCCGGGCAGGTTCTGGAGAACTTTCGCAGGAGCGGTGCGGAGGCCCTGATCGCCGTCGGTGGGGACGGGACGCTCAAGATTGCACGGCAGCTGAACGAACTCGGACTCCCCGTGGTCGGTGTGCCCAAGACGATCGACAACGATCTCAGGGGGACCGACGTTACCTTCGGTTACAGCACCGCCGTGGAGACGGTGACCGAGGCCCTGGATAAGCTGCATACCACGGCCGAAAGCCACCATCGGGCCATGGTTGTCGAAGTGATGGGGCGGGACGCTGGCTGGATCGCACTCGAATCGGGCCTCGCCGGCGGCGCCGATGTCGTTCTGATACCGGAGATCCCCTTTGATATGGCTGGCGTGTGCCGGGCCATTGCCCAACGCCGGGAACGGGGCAGCCGGTTCTCCATCGTCGTGGTGGCCGAGGGGGCATACCCCGCCGGCGGCGCCAAGGTGGTGCAGTTGTCGGCGGAGCAGAACCTGGGTGTGGAGCGTCTGGGCGGTGTCGCCCGTTATGTTGCCGCCGAGATCGAAAAATGTTTCGACATGGAGACCCGGGCCGTGGTTCTGGGTCATGTCCAGCGCGGGGGGTCTCCCTCGCCCTTCGACAGGAACCTTGGTTCCCGTTTCGGGGTGAAGGCCGTGCAACTGATCGAGGGGGGATTTTTCGGCCGAATGGTTGCCCTTGACGGCCGAACGGTCGTTTCTGTAGAGATCGAGGCGGCAGTCGGGTCCCTGAATCGAATCGATCCCGAGTGTGATCTCGTCCGCATGGCCGAGGAACTCGGTGTCATGGTGGGACGCTGA